A DNA window from Coffea arabica cultivar ET-39 chromosome 6c, Coffea Arabica ET-39 HiFi, whole genome shotgun sequence contains the following coding sequences:
- the LOC113691950 gene encoding protein CHLORORESPIRATORY REDUCTION 6, chloroplastic has product MASITPLSAFGQPIPTFAPSISYRQQLDCMPSSSSSSIYPTAYFYLSRPQGPCSISVAFNPSGNYDLSLYDDDEQEQADLPPPIPPTEGRYEVVIDNDIIRRLDLVPFQSATGITSPSDAKPKELLERTIGFTVNYTREDQNDPRELSEFPDIRLWFVRLDAAYPWLPVLLDWRAGELARYAAMLVPHQMSMKKGVVFNPEALALFVMKKVFIVYSWLKENDIPMPRLKTKDMARMLGFGIGEELFDLIDEQSTSPS; this is encoded by the exons ATGGCTTCCATCACACCTCTTTCTGCATTCGGACAGCCCATTCCCACTTTTGCTCCGTCAATTTCCTATAGACAGCAATTGGATTGCatgccttcttcttcttcttcttctatctATCCTACGGCTTACTTTTACCTAAGCCGGCCTCAGGGACCATGTTCTATATCTGTTGCTTTCAATCCGTCAGGAAACTACGACCTTTCTTTATATGATGATGACGAACAAG AACAAGCAGACTTGCCGCCACCAATTCCACCAACAGAAGGGAGATATGAGGTAGTGATCGACAATGACATCATACGACGACTCGATTTGgttcccttccaaagtgcaacgGGGATTACTTCACCTTCGGATG CTAAGCCAAAGGAGTTGCTTGAACGTACAATCGGCTTCACCGTTAATTACACAAGAGAAGACCAAAACGACCCTCGAGAACTATCAGAATTCCCTGATATTAGGCTCTGGTTTGTCAGACTTGACGCTGCTTATCCATGGCTCCCTGTTCTGTTGGATTGGCGAGCAGGTGAGCTTGCCCGTTATGCAGCTATGTTGGTTCCTCACCAG ATGAGTATGAAGAAGGGAGTAGTTTTCAACCCAGAGGCACTAGCATTGTTCGTCATGAAAAAGGTTTTCATTGTGTATTCTTGGTTAAAGGAAAATGACATCCCGATGCCTAGATTGAAGACGAAGGACATGGCCAGAATGCTAGGATTTGGAATCGGGGAGGAGCTATTTGACTTGATTGATGAACAATCAACTTCCCCTTCATAG